The following is a genomic window from Gadus morhua chromosome 23, gadMor3.0, whole genome shotgun sequence.
TCCACAATGCGCTAACTAGTTTCGTCAAAGTACAACTTTATCTAATGGGTCTGTCTGGGTCGTTTTCCCCCTAATCAGGTGTGGACATTGCAAGTCGTTTACCCCCACGTATGTGAAAATAGCCAAAGCCCTGAAGGAGAGCGATCCCCCGATCCCCGTGGCCAAGGTGGACGCCACCAAGGCCACTGAGGTGGCGGGACGCTTCGAAGTGTCCGGGTATCCTACCTTCAAGATCCTGAAAAACGGGAAACCCGTGGACTACGATGGCGCCAGGTCAGAAGAGGGTAAGAAATATGGCGACCGAACACATTGTGCCAATTTGCATATGGAGATGTGACGGAAATGGCTCCACCTTTTTTGACTCCTGATTGACTGTTTTGGTTGCAGCCTTTGTGGCCAAAGTCCTGGAGGTAGCTCAGCCCGACTGGGCGCCCCCACCCGAGGCCGTCGTGGTGTTGACCAAGGACAACTTTGATGAGACGGTGAACAACGCTGACATCATCCTGGTGGAGTTCTACGCTCCATGGTCAGTCCACACAGATGACAAATGAACCAATTAGAGAAGGGGAAATTATGTAAAGAAGCAGTGAAGCAAGCAAGTTGGTAGTTGGAGAGATGTTTACTGTTTTCCGTGGCTGCATTTGGCTTGAGGTGGCTGgtcaaaataatatgaatttaaaaTATGCTTAATATCTTACTAGAATCAACATCAACCGCAGGCAGATGGAGCTCCTCAAAGCCAAACACACCGTGGCATATATATTGATGTCccagaagcttaaccctctctgacGGGGACATCAAAATCAAGGATGCAATAAGAGGACTGTGTGTTGAGAAACATCAATGGGCCTTTATCTCCGCCATGTCATACACTATGCAGTGTCCATGGTTGCAATGACAAAGATACGCGATTGTGATTGGTGAAACGGATTTATTAAAGAATAGATTGACGACTAAAGCCCACAGAATAATAAAACTGTTGCGGATATACGGAATGTTCACTGGCAAATTAGAAATGGATCCCAATCAAGTTCAATGTATAAGGACCTCCGGACTAAGTGCCTTAATACAATTCATACATGTAAGAACCTCATCTCTTGACCCTTGGCTAGTAGTTGGGAAGGTtgatggagggtgggggggggaatgaaaTTGGTTGCAATCTTCCACCGCAACACTATTGATACCAAACTTTCCAACCTGGACCCTTAACACAAACGGTGACGATGCTGAAATGCACCACCAGAAGCCCTATCAACGGTACACAATGATGCGTGCGTCGGATTTGCCACACTTAGAACTGTACTGTAACCgttgtgacccccccccccccccaccgcaggTGCGGACACTGCAAGTCCCTGGCCCCCGAGTACGAGAAGGCGGCGCAGGAGCTGAGCAAGCGCATGCCCCCCATCCCGCTGGCCAAGGTGGACGCCACGGTGGAGAACGAGCTGGCCCAGCGCTTCGGCGTCACGGGCTACCCCGACCTCAAGATCTTCAGGAGGGGCAAGGCCTACGACTACACTGGACCCCGGGAGAAGTTCGGTACGCTGACCCCTTTTTTAAACCCGTCGTTCGGAAACTTCACAGGCCATCAGAAAGGATTCAGTGTTTTGCATTTTGTTTAGCGAAGAACGAAAACCTCAGCCTAAAAACCACACCATCATGTGTTGATaagatgaaataaaataaaggcaagTCTACCTTGAATTAGATGCATATGAGAGAACCAATAATTATAGAGATGTCACTACATTGCACATATTCATACTGTATATCCCATTGCATGTATCCAGACATGCACGAACAGTCAGACACAAACGCGCTGACAAAATGCGTACCGTATAACGTACATGGTAAACACTTGCCCTGGAAGGAAACTGTTTTTCGTTGGACATTTTCTTATTGAATTCTGCCCTTCCCGTGTTGACTGTGTTCGTGGCCATTCGTCGTCGATGTTCTTTATGCTTCATTCGTTGTCCCTCCCCTCATCCAGGTATCGTGGAGCACATGAGCGAGCAGTCGGGCCCGCCCTCCAAGCCGGTCCAGGCCGCCAAGCAGGTGCAGGAGCTGGTGAAGGACGGCGACGACGCCGTCATCGTGGGCGTGTTCTCCGGCGACCAGGACCCAGCCTACGAGATCTACATGGAGGCCTGTTAGTATATGTGGATTATATGGCTGTGgtgttgttttcatttattggtttgaTATTGTGTATGCTTGTTGGATAATCTCAGCATTCTACATGCTGTGTGGGGCAAAAGCACACTAACTGTTGGCATACCTTAATTTGATTGATAAGATATagaattcaaaagatgcaacataaGAGTGTTATATATtcataatgattattattttaaaggggtgatattatgccaagGATGTGAATGTAATTAGCAATTACAAGACGAAAACGCTGATTTTCAAACCAACGGTTTGTAATGGCTTATCACACCAGATGGCATGATAGCACTTTAAATATTTTCCCTCCATAAGTAACTGACTAAAATGAAATACTTGAAGCGCCTGTCATTCCTCATTTATGACAGCAGGGGGAGCCCTATCTCTGGGGATTAGAGATTCCACCAAACTTGGCGTCTGTACTCACTGGTCTTTGTCTTCCCAGGTAACTCCCTGAGGGAAGACTACAAGTTCCTCCACTCCTTCAGCTCCGACGTGGCCAAGCTGCTCAAGGCATCCCCCGGCCAGGTTATCCTGGTTCAGCCTGAGAAGTTCCGCTCCAAGTTTGAGCCGGCCTCGCACACATTCCCGGTCACGGTATGTCtttcaaaagaaaaataatgccttttttttttaacagttctcttcattgttagcattgtttAACTATAATTGCATGATTCCTTAATTTTTGTGTACCATATGCTGCAACTGTAGGTTTTATTTATCTTGCTCTCTAAAGATAATTTAAAATGAACTATAACTCCTTTTTTATAGGCCTAAGTTTAGGCGTGAAAATCTAAAGACAAACCACCCCATAATTTTTACCCTGAGCCTCCATATCCATCCTTGTAGGAGTCCACGCCCGTGTCGGACGTGCAGGACTTCTTCAAGAAGAACGTGGTGCCGCTGGTGGGCCACAGGAAGCAGAGCAACGACGCCAAGCGCTACGCGAAGAGGCCTCTGGTGGTGGTGTACTACGGCGTGGACTTCAGCTTCGACTACAGGAAGGGTGAGTGGTGAGAAGGCCTCCCGCCCCTGGTGAACATTAATGGTGGCTCTTCTCCTGCACAGCCTGATCTTAGGCGGCTGCTGTTTTTTCATCTTGCATCTTAAGTAAATGGCTCATTGTTTCATGA
Proteins encoded in this region:
- the pdia4 gene encoding protein disulfide-isomerase A4, yielding MRKIALLLIMLLGIAHFATVVRCEDDDTGAIDEASDDEGADSDSDEEEEDEDTGTEVKEEDGVLVLTDGNFDTFIEGKDTVLLEFYAPWCGHCKSFTPTYVKIAKALKESDPPIPVAKVDATKATEVAGRFEVSGYPTFKILKNGKPVDYDGARSEEAFVAKVLEVAQPDWAPPPEAVVVLTKDNFDETVNNADIILVEFYAPWCGHCKSLAPEYEKAAQELSKRMPPIPLAKVDATVENELAQRFGVTGYPDLKIFRRGKAYDYTGPREKFGIVEHMSEQSGPPSKPVQAAKQVQELVKDGDDAVIVGVFSGDQDPAYEIYMEACNSLREDYKFLHSFSSDVAKLLKASPGQVILVQPEKFRSKFEPASHTFPVTESTPVSDVQDFFKKNVVPLVGHRKQSNDAKRYAKRPLVVVYYGVDFSFDYRKATQFWRSKVLEVAKDFPEYTFAIADEEDYAEELKGLELSDSGEEVNVGILGENGKKFAMEPEEFDAEVLRDFVMAFKKGKVQPIIKSQPLPKNNKGPVKVVVGKNFDAIVMDTKKDVLIEFYAPWCGHCKKLEPEYLALGKKYKGHKDIVIAKMDATANDVPHDIYKTEGFPTIYLAPSNGKQKPIKFEGGDRTLDGFSKFLEEHATKLSKKDEL